The bacterium DNA segment AAGAAGGACGGAGAAAAGATGGGATCGCTGTTCCCTTACGCCAACGTTGTCGCGGGAGCGCTCATAGTCGTCGTCGGGGTCTGCTTTCATTGGCTCGGCCAGCTGGTTTCGGTGGTGAACTGGGGCCTGGCCACGCGCCTGGGCCTGCAGGAGAAGGCGCTGCCGCCGGAGTACAAGGTCTACGAACACGCGCTCGCGGTCGCGGACGTGGCGCTGGGATGGATCTACGGCGTCGCCGCGGTCGGCCTCTTCCTCGACGCCGGCTGGGGCTACAAGCTGGCGTGGATTCCGGGTTCCATCCTGCTCTACCACGCCGTCGGCGCCTGGGTCTGGGAGGCCAACCGCCGGGCCGCCGGGCACCGGCTGATGAGCGACTCCCTGAGAATCGGATGGTGCTTTGCCAACGCGGTTGCGGGCGTTTTCGTCCTGGCGGTGGCGTGGGCCGGAAAGACCGGCTGATCCAGCGTCATGAACGGGAAATCGTCGAAAATTGCGATGATAACCATCCTCGCCGGGTTGTTGGTCTGCGCGTATCCCGTCTTCGTTTTAGGGTATACGTGGATTCATGTCGCCCGGGCGAAGTTACCCGGAGGCCGGGGCGGCCCCTTGGACGCGTACCGTCACACGTTGGCGAGCGCCGTCGTCGCCTATACGACCGATAAACGCGCCGTGGACTGGGTGAGCAGGATCATGGAACGAGGAGGGAGCGGTTCGAACGAGATGGATAGGCGCAATAACGGGATCGGCGCGTCGATCGGGTTGCGGGCCAGAACCTTTTCCGAGATCGAGCCGGCGGTGCTGGAAGCGATTCAAGGCGGCGCCGAGAATGCCACGTCGCCGGATCGGATCACCTGGTTGAGTCGCGACCATTGGCACGACCGCTTGTTTTGGTAACGCTTTCGAAACCGCTATCGGGAGGCGTTCGGGACGAGATGAGGCGGCCGTCACGGGAACCGGGGAGACCCCGGAGAGGATAGAGCGATGCGCGACTTGAAACGATCGATGCCCCCGGAGCACGCCGAATTCCTGGAACGGGCCTTGCGGGTGTTGCGGGCCGACGAGCGCATTGTCGGCGTGAGCATCGGCGGTTCCTTCGTCACGGGACGTCTCGATCGATGGAGCGATCTCGATCTGGTGCTGGCTGTCGACCCGTCGCGGGTCGAGGAAGTCATGGCCGACCGGCCGCGGATCGCGGCCCGGTTGGGGAACCTGGCGGGGGCGTTTACGGGGGAGCATGTGGGGGAGCCGCGGCTGCTCATTTGTCTGTATGCCGATCCCGTCTTACACGTCGATCTCAAGTTCGTCAGTCTTGACGACGTCGGCCGGCGTGTGGAAGACCCCGCGGTGCTGTGGGAACGAGACGGGCGGGTAACCGCCGTGTTGCGGACTCGGGAGGCGGTCTATCCCTTGCCGGATCTGCAGTGGATAGAGGCCCGCTTCTGGATCTGGGTGCATTATGTCGGCGCAAAAATCGGTCGCGGGGAGACGTTCAAAGTTCTGGACGGATTGACCTTCCTCCGGGGGCGGGTGCTTGGCCCCCTGGCCTTGATGGAGGCCGGTGTCCAGCCGGCCGGAGTACGGAAGATCGAAACGTCGGCGCCGTCCCGCGCCCGGAAACTCATGAAGACGCTTCCGCGGTCGTACGATGCGCCGGGATTCCTCGCCGCTCTCCATGCCGCCGTCGATCTCTATCGTGACCTGCGCGAGGCCTTGCGGCCGGAAGGCTTTCGGGAACATACTCCGGCGGAGGAGGTCGCGTTGAACTATCTGGCCGATCTCGAAAAGCATATGCCTGCCGCCTCGCCGCATGATACCCGAACGTGATCGCCCGTCCGCCGGCGTCGGCATCCGCGGCTCGACTCCGGCGTTCGGCAACGGAACGAGGGTAGGATGACGGAGAAATTGTTTTCGTACGGAACCCTCCGACAGGAGAACGTCCAAATCGGCACGTTCGGCAGAAAGTTGAAAGGTTCCCGGGACACGCTGGCCGGATACGTTCTCGCCCGGATACGCATCGAGGATTCCGATGTCGTGGGGAGAAGCGGAACGGATGTTCATCCGATAATCAAATACACCGGGAAGCGGGGCGACCGGGTCGAGGGAATCATTTTCGAGATTACCGAAGAAGAACTTGAGAAAGCGGACGAATACGAAGTCGAAGCTTACTCGAGGGTCAAGGCCGCGTTCGAATCGGGGGTGCAAGCGTGGGTCTACGTGGATGCTTCGTCTTTCCCATGAGGCCTCCCCGCGGGCTTGTCCGCGGCCCGGCGATAACTCTCACCGGAACTGAAGAGCAATGGCCCGCGAGACCGGATACTTTCCGCTGAGCCTGGAGGAACTCCGGGCCGTCGGGGGCTGGGCCGCGGACTGCGCCGAGCGGGCGCTGGCGGTCCTGCTGCGGATGCCCTCCCGCGCGGCGGGCAGGAGCCGGCTGGAGGCGCTCCTCTACGAGCTGGACGCGGGCCTCCGCGCCCGGGGAATGGATTAACCACAGAGTTACCGAGGGCACAGAGAGTTTGGGGAGGGGTGAAGTCGGGATGAAGATGACGCCGGCCAGACAATGGAAGCCCTCTCCTGTTCCCAAATCTGCGTAATCTTAGTTTCACCATGAAGGACATGAAG contains these protein-coding regions:
- a CDS encoding gamma-glutamylcyclotransferase → MTEKLFSYGTLRQENVQIGTFGRKLKGSRDTLAGYVLARIRIEDSDVVGRSGTDVHPIIKYTGKRGDRVEGIIFEITEEELEKADEYEVEAYSRVKAAFESGVQAWVYVDASSFP
- a CDS encoding nucleotidyltransferase domain-containing protein, with the translated sequence MRDLKRSMPPEHAEFLERALRVLRADERIVGVSIGGSFVTGRLDRWSDLDLVLAVDPSRVEEVMADRPRIAARLGNLAGAFTGEHVGEPRLLICLYADPVLHVDLKFVSLDDVGRRVEDPAVLWERDGRVTAVLRTREAVYPLPDLQWIEARFWIWVHYVGAKIGRGETFKVLDGLTFLRGRVLGPLALMEAGVQPAGVRKIETSAPSRARKLMKTLPRSYDAPGFLAALHAAVDLYRDLREALRPEGFREHTPAEEVALNYLADLEKHMPAASPHDTRT